The sequence CAAGATTTGGAAGTAGGCCCAACAAGTACACTGTGCAtcctcagtattgccaacccaaagattacattaaaatatcatgagtcaggccccacaAAATCATGAGTTAGATAAAAAAAGtgggttctttttgtttgccgccttctttttgagcctttaaagtACACTAAAGTCACATCTTCTTGATTTTTCTTCAGCCAGGTGGGCTAGACACTTTTTGAACAAATGAAAGCTTAtattcacatgattccaggagctgcgGCTTAAGAGAAAATACCAATTACTGTCAGATGCACAATAACCTAGTGACACTGTGACAATGGCTTGATGACATTCTCTGTTTTCTCAGAATTTTGCCCGTCAGTGGGGGTTAAGGCTGCGAATACcgatgttttgtttattttgaggGAATAACTTTTCTTCCCTGAACTTGGTTTAAAATGAACACTAATGAGAGTTGCACAGCTACAATGTTGCATGGTGAGATAAAGGGGTCCAGAGGTGTTCCGTGATCACCAAAAAACTGGGAATTCACTTTTTGCTTATGTCTCCCACATGTAGACAGTGTGTGGAATAGTGTGGAATAAAAAATGGGGCTGGTAGAAGGCATAGTCAGGCACTTGCACTCAGAGAAAACATGGGAAACCATTATATACAGTTACCTGGGAagcagaggggaatcctctgagGAGACAAAGCTTATACACCCAGTACTACTTCATGTTATGGAAAAAgcatttcttccttttgttaTAACCTGTGCCTACTAAAGCTCACAAATGAAGCCCTGGAGCAAACACTTGTGGCAAGAGACTTAATGGCAGATTGCTGGCTCACTTTCCCAGCTTATGCCTTGACAAAGTTGGTCACCATTATAAAACTCAGATATaaagtgtaaaataaaatgttattaggAACAATGCTTTTTAAACAGAGATCATGAACCTTTATCACTCTATATATTGCAGTTAGAACTATACCATATAATCAGTCCATTCATGGTTGGCCTGACACCATTATACGTTAGAGTCACTGGTgcaaaaggagagggaggaaagattTGCATCTgatacaccttttttttttatgatgatCTAGGTAAGCTGCCTCTTTAAAAGCAGATTCATATATACAGGAGGATAATTGCACACTATTAATTATATGGCTGAATGTATTATGCACAAACTATTGCTACAATTCAGATCCAAGATCAGCAATTGAGAGGTCATTCAAACACAATTTTTAGTAAACATGTATTCAGAAGATCTGTAGTCCAAGGatatgttatttatttgtttttaaagataagaTTTACAATAGCACTGCAGTATTTGTGCAAAGGAACTCACTAGTACAGGGTGGTGATTGGCAGAATTACTTCCGATTTCCAACTCCCATCATCCAACAGTGAGCTGTTGgcaagccagcagcagggggtctGATCAGAAGGTCTAGGAATAATACAGGAACAGACTGCCTGGTGCTCCCAAAGGAATCAGGAAGGGTTGGAAATTGGATGAAGTCTAGGGTTCTGAAAAGCAGCTAGAGGAAcggctggctggctggtgagCCAGGGCTGCAAGAAGcagcaggaaggagaagagaagccaGAAGTTGGGCTAAGAGCCATGGGTGTTGAGTGAGCCAGGACTAGAATCAGGTCTGGTCTACATGGGATAGTTTTACTAGTTATACAGGCATAGTATACTGCTATAGTCTCTGGCACAGACACTTCTATTGTGGTGTTAGAGTGGCTTTTTGGTTTTGCTTGAACCCCTTCACAAGCAacataaatgaaaatgaaaaaagtcatTCATATCAGAGTAACTGTATCCATAGGGAGTTATACCTGCGTAACTATCCATTTAAATTAACACCTTAGGTTATAGCAAAAAACCCTCTCCCTTATAGACAAGGATAATTGACTATCCACAAAGCCCAAACTAGCCACCTCTCTTGTTGGTCAGTTAGCTCTAGAAATGTAAGGTACATTCCAAGCAGCAACAGCAAGGATGGCTGATACAGAGACACATAGGGAATCGAAGTGATTCAGGCATATGCCTCCTACTTACAAGGTTtttattaagggcctgattttggcTCACCACAGTTTTACATTGGtgtcattccactgacttcaatagcatTACTTCTGATTGATATCagtgtaagatcagaatcaggccctaaatgcttTTCAGAATGAGTCACAGTTAAAGCAAATGACTTTACAAAAATGTTGGTTATAAATTTCAGGTTCATTTACTTTGCAAAAATAGTAGAACAATTAATCTCAACTTTCATAAACATTGTATTTTGCTCCTGAAAATTCATAACATTTTGTAAGTCACCTTTCATTCAGTAGGGTATCCCTTAGACTTATTCATATAGCAAGTGAACATATTCAAATAATCACATTGCAGGGAAAGATTCTGTAAGTTACCCACATAGAGATGACAATAAAGTACACACAACAACATTCCATTCCTCCTTGTCACATTAGCGTCTATTTTGCACATTAATGTAACTCTTTTAAGAAACATCCTTGATCATTTAAAGTTGATTCTGGTAGCCTTATTCATCTGAATCATGCCTTACTCTATTGATTGTCCCATTGCAAAGTATTATTGAACATGAATGAGGGCAGCAAACCCAGTCCCTAAATGAGTATTTAATCTATCTCACTCCCACCCAGTTATTGAGCTGTCTTCAGCATCACCAGAAAGTCCTCCAGTGCAAACATGTCAACAGCTAGGCAACTGTTTCATACtttctaacatttaaaaatactctATTGTTAGTAGTATTTGTTACACAAAGATTCTTTCTtcttataatagtaataatatataggacctgattctcctcttatactggtataaatcaggactGACTCCTTAGAAGTCAATGTctagatcaaaatctggcccttagtgcccatcttcaaagcattttataactATAATTTGATCATAACATTCATGGTTCAGGAAATACAGTCACAATACGCTTAATTATTAGTTTTGGATACTTCAGTGTTATTCCGTAACTGTATCTCACCTTCAACCCTGTTTATGCTATGGATATTTCTCAAAGATTTCCCACCATTGTTAGTGGTGGCTCACCTCCACCAGTGTTAGCGATACTGGGAATACCTGTTATAGATCAAGTCACCAATTGCTGcaagcattttaaataaagatgCTCAGAAAATGCCAGTTGTTTTTAAGGGACATTTTTGTtcataaaaaaaaacagaccagTTTGACAAAATGAAGATCTTGAGCAACATTTTTTGTTTAGGTTGAAAAGTCCCActtcaatgaaaaaacaaaaacaaaaacgcttcaattaaaataattagaCTAGCTCTAACTTTAAGTCGCATTGTTGCTTAGACTTAGATTTGTCTTCAGTGCAAAAAAAGTGTGTGATTTTACATTGAGATAGCTAACTCAAGATCACCATCTCAGTGTAAAAtgctagtggagacaaggcactgtagttttaCCTCAGTGCACCTAGTCAAGGTTAACCCCATGTGGGGGCTGATCTTGACTAGTACATCACAGTAATAACCACCTGCACTGTTACTACTCCACTATTACATTGAGTTAGCTATCTCAGTGTAAAAAAACACATCTCTTTTTGCAGAGAAAAATCTGGCTCTGAGCAGGTCTAATCAACATGGTATTTAAAACAGTGGTGGCAGCTTTTGGATTGTATATACTCAGGATGTCAACATTGCTGACACCAGTGGAACAGATCCAATGTAGCAAGAATGGACATTTTGAAGAGATTAGACTTCCACACcatgctccccctctccctctctttcacacagagaaacattttgtaaatttcaGGTAACATTATACATGATGTAAAGAGATAATCTACATCTTCACACAGTTGATGGAGGTGTCTGACTAAAATCAGTTACTTTTTCCTTGAAGATGCTAACGATTATGGAGTTTAAAGGTGCTTTTGAGCAGGTTAATTGTGCTCATATACATTTGAATTCAAGTCTGAATGTAGGGGTTCTATTTCAGAATCTTTAATCTTCTGAATCTCACACTTGCAATCCTCCACAATCATGACCACCTTAACAACGGCAACAGACCTGGTGCAGTTCAGCTCCAAGCGTTTCATGGTGAACTTGGTAGGCAAGCAGTGGGAACAAAAGGTGTAAAGACGATCTTCTGGGCCAGGGACATGAAAGGAACTACACTTCCCAAAGCACAGGTTGTTCTGCACCACCACTTTTTCACAGTTCTCATGCACAATACTCTGAAACAGCAAACAGGTTGCAGTTACTATATAGCATTGGCATTGTAAACACTTGTTGGCCCTGATCCTCCATTCTTTGCACATTCAAAACTCCCATGGAGTTTGCTGGAAGGAAGATTGGGCTCATACAACTAATATACAAGTTTCTTCTCTTACTGTTAGTTACTGTAGCATTCacatcatttaaaattattttaagtagcaacaaaattaaaacaaaagagtTTCTGATACAGTAAGTTACCTAGTGATATTTCCCACTTAGTTGGGCAGTGTTACTATAATATATAACTTTACGTTTATGTATATCATATTTGGTTCAAAGGGCCTTTATGTTTGAAAAATCACTACCAAGTTTGAATCACGTCCGTTATATTAAGCACTGGTCTATGCTGGAAGTTATAACTTCTTTGACTAGAGTTTTTTTAACCAACATAGTTATAAGCCCttgtgtggatgcaattatatcaATATAAAGATGCCTTATTCCATGATAGCTTATTCCACATCCCAGACTTGAATCAACTAACCTgatataagcacttttatattggtgtaacttTGTCCACACTAGGGACAAGTTAATGCTTTAAcaataccagtatagttaaagtggtacaatcttctagtatagacaaggctttACTCCTCATTTTTAGTAGAACGGGTCAAGAATTTGAGTTTAGCTATAAAACCACAAACCAACCCCTGAATAACTGCACGGAGACTGATTGTATAAATAAACTTACTGTTCTTCCTGTTCAGGCTAAATCATTGTATATTGATTACATTGGTTCCCAGACCTGTGCTCAGACAATGTGACTCATTGAACTAAAGCAAAAGTTTTCTTCAGTACCACTGGATGTCTATGAAGTGGTCTTGCTGCTAGCAAGTGAAATTGACCTGTATTTCCTTAGTCAGGGATTACAGATGACACATGAGAGTGGAGTTTGTGAAGGCAGAATAATGGGAGTAAATACTATTGGGTCTCTTGCCTGAGACCTGTTCTTACCTGGGAAAAAGGCAGCGTCCTGCAGGTCTCCTGGTACATCTCGTTGGTCTTGATTGGCAGGACAACCTCCTcagaagctgaattttttttaaacatgaaatgGTCCCAGAATTTTTTAGCATCTTTCCTGTAGAGGGGCTCAGCTTCCTTCTTGTTGACTGAGTGGGAAGGTAGGAAATGTCTCATATTTTCAGAATGGGAGGTCTCTTTTGGTGCAGTCCAGCTTCCCTGATCTCGGTACACATCAAGCTCTACATAGGGAAGGATAAatctggatgattttttttctccttgcttcCTGCTTTCTGCtgccagctctggggctgctaCAAATATACTTGGTTCTTCTAGGATTTCTTCATAATCCATGGGATCTTGCACCAGCAACTTGCTAGGGTCCTCTCTTTCAAGTAAAACTTTATCTTGGTAGGAAAGCTGCTGAATTCTCCTCCTCTTGTTCCTTTGCAGCTCTCCACCTTGTCCTGTTGCTCCAAGACCTGAGATCACAagcagaagaagcagcagcagaaacataCTAATCTTACTTGTGTGCACTTTTAATTTAAACGTCCTGCAGTTTCAGGTGAGCGAAGGAAACGGCATGTCGTCTGCTAGCTTTATAAATGAGACTGAAGTCATTCTGtggatgctggggggtgggggatacaAAGGGGAGGCCCCCAGAGTAACCAGTTAAACTCATTTACTGTAGATTATAATTATGATAAGGGAATTTGTGTTAATTCAACCCATCTTTTACTCCTGGATATGTGTATTAGAAGTTCCTATCTAAAACTGGTTCCCCAGGGGGGTGATtagttggaaaaaaaatgtttggataAGTTGTTTAGCTGTAGTCTGGAAATGTGGAAAAGTTCCTGAATGTTTATTAGCTCATTCAACATGTCCTTTATATTTTTTCACATACCCCCCCACACCATCACAGCAGAATCAAAAAGGGATGTCCTATTGTGATGAAATATCAGAGAAAGCAAGGGCAATAAAATTATTTCAACACATGAAGATAGATCTGTAGACTTACATAGAGATActggcccacattttcaaaaaagatcTCTAATTTAGAGGCTTCACATTTTCAGATCTATCAGTTAATTTTGGATGGCTTGGATATTAAAGTACCCTATGTAGGACTTAATTTTCTGACTTGAATTAGATTTCAGCTTCTCAGAATCTAGGGAAAATCAGACCCCATGTATCTCAAACTGGGCAACTAAAAATGGAGAAATCTGTATTTAgtgcacacttttgaaaatttggccctcagaGACTTGTTGAAGCTCAAATACTGTAGTGAATCACTGGCATGGATGAGAACAGCATCTTGTGAATTTTTCACCatatcactctctctctctctctcgtctaAGAGAGAAATAACATGTTTGTACACAAATAAAATGGACATACTTTTAACAAAACTGTATTAACAATTAATTCATTAAATAGCAATAGGATACAATATATCTGTTCATACACATTCACACCTCCACATTCAGAATAGCTGTTCAAAGATGTGACATGCAATTCCCGTAGAGCCTAGTCTTCAGCACATAGTAGAAaatctggcaaaactcccattgacaatTAAGCCACATAAATCTGGATAATTTTTGATTAACAAAGCAGAAAGAGTGGTACCATCAACTCCCAAGAATGCTGTTCTGGGCTTATGTCACACATGCCTTTTAACTGTTCCATCTGAAGACTGTTTTGCCTCTAACAATTTATACTTTAGATTGGATTATAAGCAATATTCAGATAGCCCCAGTTTAAGAAACCACAATTTGTTATTTATGTAGCACCATCATTGTCAAATGTATACCATTCACAATGTAAACTAAAACCTGCATGGTTTTGAGTCTCTCTCACACCTTTTGCAACTCTTTATGCAAGCTTCAAAAGTGTGAAAAAATTGTCCTTGACAGATATTTCCAACATGCCAACAGGTTAGATCAATATATAACTATATATTATAACTATAATATATCAACTATAACACCTATTATTTTTGAAGATAAATACCAATACTTGCCATTTTAGTACTAGTACTTAGTGTCTGCACATCTTTGATTCCACTTGAATATCAATAATCTGTTAGACTGACTTAAATCAAGGTGCTGCCAATCTGAAGATTAGTGTTAAAGACCTAGTTGATCTATGATAAATGCATGTCATTATTTGTCTTTCACCTCAGAGGGCTTAGTTTATTGCCCTCTAATTGGACTAAAACTATTGCCCTGCAAAGTTCTTGTGGGACACTGACTTGCAGCATTTATTGTTTCTATGCATGTGCATTACAACATCACTAGTGCAAAGCTATTTGAGATTTAGACCTTGTCTTCTCTGCAAATTTAACCTGAAGTATAATTTAAGTGTTGCCCTAAACTTGCGTCCcatcacacacaaaaacctgTAACTCAAGCATGGTGGTGATTCCAACTTGAGTTGGGCAGCCCATCAGGGTATATAGGCTTCAGCTTAAGGTAGCACAAATCATTAGTTGCAAACATGAACACtctgtctgtagtgtagacacaggatAGAGCTGCTAGAGTTCAGTAAAGACATACCCTAAATATATAGTCTTAAATCTAATTTCCTATGTTTAGTGTATAATAACTTTAACCAAAATAATGTACTAAAATTTCTCCTATCTAGTGTAAGCGGAATAATAACTATTATAAATTATTTACACCTTTTCTGACATTAAAAAAGTCAATTATATTTTAAGATTATTCATTTAGCTACAGGACTGATAATTAGACAGATATATTTGTatcttggccaacacaccagGTATTGAAACAGGAATCAAAAAGGAGTTTTCACCAGCAAAGCTATTTTTCACTTGCTTTTTTAGGCTTGACTAGCcctaaaacagatttaaaatttcaaactttGACCATGATCTTGAAAACACAATTTTATTCAAATGCATAGTCCCATTGCCTAAAGACACTCACATGTAAgtttgcaggagagagagagagagagagagagagagagagtatgcttgcgcgcgtgtgtgtgtgtgtcctgatCCAACCccccttgaagtcaacagaaagactatCAGCAAAGAACGTACACATGAGCAAAAGCAAAGTATTGCATACACAATGTGCATTATGCTGTTTGTTTATTACCATTATTTATAGTTGAGTAGCACCTCAAGGCTTCAACTGAGATCAAGACCCTGGGGTGCTGGGCACTGTAAAGACACATAGAGACAGTTCCTACCTAGAAATGCTTATGTTATATATAAAGACAAAGCAGAAAAAGGATGTGGTggaaattaaggcacagagagatgaaatgaacagcaggttagtggcagagctgggaaaagctCCCAGGTACCCTAGCCATTAGATCATGCTGCCTCTCTGTGAGTACAATGCAGGGGTCTATATTCAGCCCTTAATTCCTCCAGATCCTCCCTGCACAAGGCAAGATATCTTCCCCAGCAAACTCTGAATAGAATCTTTGgtaataatacaaaatatttacaaatccACTCTTTGAGACAAAAACTGTATGGAATAACGAATACCTGCAATGGATATTGGACTGGGGAGACTGTCATTATAACCCAGTAAAGCAACTGTCACATTCCTACAAAATGCAGTGTAGCAATATATatacaaaactgtattttttctGCTTCAGTATTTGGGTAGTGAGTATTTTTGCTCCATTTTGGATGTTAAATTTTGTGGGCAAATCCGCGCTCAGATTCGAACAGCCTTTCACCCCATAGcagcattttatttttgagtacaCTGTTTTCACTTGAACTAGTCAGCATTAATGCTTTCCAGTCTTTTAAAGCAGAGATCTACAGATGACAAGTGCTTTGTAAATGCAAAGTATCATTAttcatttgcttcagattgttcAGTCATcatggacataaactgaataaTTAGTTACACTGCCAATTGATGCCTAAAAATAATTCTTAGGCAA is a genomic window of Dermochelys coriacea isolate rDerCor1 chromosome 5, rDerCor1.pri.v4, whole genome shotgun sequence containing:
- the CER1 gene encoding cerberus, which translates into the protein MFLLLLLLLVISGLGATGQGGELQRNKRRRIQQLSYQDKVLLEREDPSKLLVQDPMDYEEILEEPSIFVAAPELAAESRKQGEKKSSRFILPYVELDVYRDQGSWTAPKETSHSENMRHFLPSHSVNKKEAEPLYRKDAKKFWDHFMFKKNSASEEVVLPIKTNEMYQETCRTLPFSQSIVHENCEKVVVQNNLCFGKCSSFHVPGPEDRLYTFCSHCLPTKFTMKRLELNCTRSVAVVKVVMIVEDCKCEIQKIKDSEIEPLHSDLNSNVYEHN